The Cygnus atratus isolate AKBS03 ecotype Queensland, Australia chromosome 2, CAtr_DNAZoo_HiC_assembly, whole genome shotgun sequence genome window below encodes:
- the CSRNP1 gene encoding cysteine/serine-rich nuclear protein 1, with protein sequence MSGVLKRKYEELGDDSTYCSSSSCSPLSSSASSGWDSDEESSRGESKPGSALTPSFTPTSILKKSKRLKKNNVEFDQVTVFYFPRCQGFTSVPSRGGCTLGMVNKHSSSRQFTLAEFSKEQENVRREKLKEKLKEEKLEALKWKLTMNGTKESEEANQLTIEDIDDDDIDVSNVDLEDGFFLQPYPAKKRRALLKAMGVKKIDKEEKRELHSIRLSREDCGCDCQEVCDPETCSCSLAGIKCQMDHTSFPCGCTKDGCGNTEGRIEFNQSRVQTHFIHTIMKLELEKQQQSSEGAAEAEPPFRERLPQLGCAAGKGPLEERAAPLAPAFQFSPELEALGENSCSSDMTDSSLSSHPSEDLEEPYESLPSDKSQSDVDDDGLARILHFNDSDAEEEGGRCQDNLSCFHPADFFIEDHGGEAKPGPVASSHLSECLDENANQDGGGMLEEAAHARCDGLSCCAPAPAEPCSKSYADLSLSSDSLDFFQSFSDYNLGPLYNSLKEYENLDNYSALQFQFPNFPGFPQAGDQGSCLLESLFGLSESVPETPAPFTDNQHLEDAIKSSLMETVKV encoded by the exons ATGAGCGGGGTGTTGAAAAGGAAGTACGAAGAGCTGGGGGACGACAGCACCtactgctcctcctcctcctgctcgcCCCTGTCCTCCTCGGCGTCCTCGGGCTGGGACTCGGACGAGGAGAGCTCCCGCGGAGAGAGCAAGCCCGGCTCTGCCTTAACGCCCAGCTTCACCC CCACGTCCATCCTGAAGAAATCCAAGCGGCTAAAGAAGAACAACGTGGAGTTTGACCAGGTCACTGTGTTCTACTTCCCGCGCTGCCAGGGCTTCACGAGCGTGCCGAGCCGTGGGGGCTGCACGCTGGGGATGGTGAACAAGCACAGCTCCTCCCGGCAGTTCACGCTAGCAGAGTTCTCGAAGGAGCAGGAAAACGTCCGTCGGgagaaactgaaagagaaattgaaagagGAGAAGTTGGAAGCCTTGAAATGGAAG CTAACCATGAACGGCACAAAGGAGTCGGAGGAGGCCAACCAGCTCACTATCGAGGACATCGACGACGACGACATCGACGTCAGCAACGTGGACCTGGAGGACGGCTTCTTCCTCCAGCCCTACCCCGCCAAAAAGAGGCGGGCGCTGCTCAAAGCCATGGGGGTGAAGAAGATCGACAAGGAGGAGAAGCGGGAGCTGCACAGCATCCGCCTGTCCCGGGAGGACTGCGGCTGCGACTGCCAGGAGGTCTGCGATCCCGagacctgcagctgcagcttggCGGGCATTAAATGCCAG atGGACCACACCTCCTTCCCCTGCGGTTGCACCAAGGACGGCTGCGGCAACACCGAGGGCAGGATCGAGTTCAACCAGTCCCGGGTGCAGACCCACTTCATCCACACCATCAtgaagctggagctggagaagcagcagcagagcagcgaGGGGGCGGCGGAGGCCGAGCCTCCCTTCCGGGAGAGGCTGCCGCAGCTGGGCTGCGCGGCGGGGAAGGGGCCCTTGGAGGAGCGCGCGGCGCCGCTGGCCCCCGCCTTCCAGTTCAGCCCCGAGCTGGAGGCCCTGGGGGagaacagctgcagcagcgACATGACGgactcctccctctcctcccaccccagcgAGGACCTGGAGGAGCCCTACGAGAGCCTCCCCTCCGACAAGTCCCAGTCAGACGTCGACGACGACGGCTTGGCGCGCATCCTCCACTTCAACGACTCGGATGCCGAGGAGGAGGGCGGCCGCTGCCAGGACAACCTGAGCTGTTTCCACCCTGCCGACTTCTTCATCGAGGACCACGGCGGCGAGGCCAAGCCCGGCCCCGTGGCCTCGTCCCACCTCTCCGAGTGCCTGGACGAGAACGCCAACCAGGACGGTGGCGGGATGCTGGAGGAGGCCGCCCACGCGCGCTGCGACGGGTTGTCCTGctgcgccccggccccggccgaGCCCTGCTCCAAGAGCTACGCCGacctcagcctttcctctgaCTCCTTGGATTTCTTCCAGTCCTTCTCGGACTATAACTTGGGACCTCTTTACAACTCCTTGAAGGAGTATGAGAACCTCGATAACTACTCAGCGTTACAGTTTCAGTTTCCTAATTTCCCCGGCTTCCCGCAAGCCGGAGATCAAGGCTCCTGTTTGTTGGAGTCTCTCTTCGGTTTGTCTGAATCCGTCCCCGAAACCCCGGCCCCTTTCACAGACAATCAGCATTTGGAGGACGCCATCAAGTCGTCGCTGATGGAGACGGTGAAGGTGTGA